The following is a genomic window from Kineosporiaceae bacterium.
CGGGGTGCCGTGGAGGACAGGGTCCGGGTCGCTGAGCAGCAAAAGTCCCGCCGCGCCGAAACGGCCCCAGTGCTCTGCACCGCATCGACAGGCGACCCAGCCGTTGCCGTCGTGCGCTGCCATGCCCTCACGGTAGGTTGAAGCATGCCTGTCGTCGTGGGATATGTGGCTACTCCCGAGGGCCGCGCCGCGCTGCGTCACGCTGCCCGGGAATGCCGTCTGCGCAACACCGACCTCGTCGTGATCAACTCGAATCGGGGTGGGCGGGATCTCGATGCCGACGAAGCGGTCCGGTATGAGCGCGATGTCGAGTACATCCGGACCCAGCTCGATGCGGACGGGGTCACGTACGAGGTCCGCCAGTTGGTGCGTGGCATGGACCCTGCCGAGGACCTGATCGCGGTGGCCGTCGAGGTGGACGCCGATTTCATCGTCATCGGTCTGCGTCGCCGGACTCCCGTGGGCAAGTTGATCCTCGGGTCCAATGCGCAACGGATCCTGCTCGAGGCGCCGTGCCCCGTCCTGGCCGTCAAGGCCGAGTCCGACTGAGCGCGGCGACGTGACGACCCCTCGGCTGGTGCTGGCTCAAGAGCCGGCGGCTGACGACCTGCTGTCGCGCGACCCGTTCGCCCTCCTGGTCGGCATGCTGCTGGATCAGCAGTTTCCGATGGAGCGCGCCTTCGCCGGGCCGGCATTGATCGCCGAGCGGTTGGGCGTC
Proteins encoded in this region:
- a CDS encoding universal stress protein, with translation MPVVVGYVATPEGRAALRHAARECRLRNTDLVVINSNRGGRDLDADEAVRYERDVEYIRTQLDADGVTYEVRQLVRGMDPAEDLIAVAVEVDADFIVIGLRRRTPVGKLILGSNAQRILLEAPCPVLAVKAESD